In Alteromonas naphthalenivorans, one DNA window encodes the following:
- the zapE gene encoding cell division protein ZapE yields the protein MQRSSPLTKYQALVDSGKLQKDPSQEHAIVLLQQLYLSLQGAHEDASHKSKQPQSKGIYLWGKVGRGKTFLMDLLDACLPSALCKRQHFHHFMQDVHKRLTELSGKSEPLRHIAKQLSKQYKVLCFDEFFVSDIGDAMLLGNLLQYMFELNMVVVCTSNCAPNELYRNGLQRSRFLPAIAAIEAHLHVLHLNGEQDHRKRALNYLQRYFELPKPLQAQAELHQTLLRQYDLTFNDVASSVTVLGRTINIIAQSDADTSNSGISHKAVCFDFSSLCEGPRSHFDYVELAKLYKTILVFNVPPMSGQAYERIKARGTEDNGSNINIASAETGEREVVLAPMDDALRRFIALVDECYDSKTNLVMTAYVPQDEIYTSGSLMFEFERTKSRLIEMASEDYLQLVSSC from the coding sequence ATGCAACGGTCCTCACCGCTTACCAAATATCAAGCGTTAGTCGATTCGGGTAAACTTCAAAAAGACCCATCACAAGAACACGCCATTGTATTACTTCAGCAACTGTATCTTTCGTTACAGGGTGCTCACGAAGACGCTTCTCATAAAAGTAAGCAACCACAGAGTAAAGGCATTTATTTGTGGGGCAAGGTAGGGCGGGGCAAAACCTTTTTAATGGACTTGCTAGACGCGTGTTTGCCTAGCGCTTTGTGTAAACGACAACATTTCCATCATTTTATGCAGGATGTGCATAAGCGTCTTACTGAGCTATCCGGTAAGTCTGAGCCCCTGCGCCATATTGCCAAGCAGCTAAGTAAGCAGTACAAGGTTCTGTGCTTTGACGAATTCTTTGTCTCTGATATTGGCGATGCCATGTTACTAGGTAACTTACTGCAGTACATGTTTGAACTTAACATGGTAGTGGTGTGTACCAGCAATTGTGCGCCAAACGAGCTTTATCGAAATGGATTACAGCGCTCACGTTTTTTACCCGCTATCGCGGCCATTGAAGCCCATTTACACGTGCTGCATCTTAATGGTGAACAAGATCATAGAAAGCGTGCTCTTAATTACCTTCAACGTTATTTCGAATTACCTAAGCCATTGCAAGCGCAGGCGGAATTGCATCAAACCCTCCTTCGTCAGTACGACTTAACATTCAATGATGTGGCGTCAAGCGTAACGGTGTTGGGGCGAACTATTAATATCATCGCCCAAAGTGACGCTGATACAAGCAACTCAGGCATAAGCCATAAGGCAGTTTGCTTTGATTTTTCCTCGTTGTGTGAAGGGCCTCGTAGTCACTTTGATTACGTAGAGTTAGCCAAGTTGTACAAAACCATATTAGTGTTCAACGTACCGCCTATGAGTGGCCAGGCATACGAGAGAATTAAAGCGCGGGGCACTGAAGATAATGGTTCGAATATCAACATCGCCTCTGCTGAAACCGGAGAGCGGGAAGTGGTTTTAGCGCCAATGGATGATGCATTACGCCGATTTATTGCATTGGTAGACGAATGTTATGACAGTAAAACTAACTTGGTCATGACGGCTTACGTACCTCAGGATGAGATTTATACTAGCGGCTCACTGATGTTCGAGTTTGAGCGCACTAAAAGCCGGTTGATAGAGATGGCATCAGAAGATTATTTACAATTAGTGTCGAGTTGTTGA
- a CDS encoding DUF3718 domain-containing protein — protein MMNTLTKTLATITLSLSTIGMANAADSLFAADESVSSKLCVVAAQGSKIQLHKSIKDSGLSKRYIAENVTCNDQNILAFVQDYAKDPDEMNNALTNGKFNTNVEIIDLAAANTKK, from the coding sequence ATGATGAATACTCTCACTAAAACACTAGCTACAATTACACTTTCTTTATCTACTATTGGTATGGCAAACGCAGCAGATTCTTTATTTGCAGCAGACGAATCAGTATCTTCTAAATTATGTGTTGTTGCAGCACAAGGTAGCAAGATTCAATTGCACAAATCGATTAAAGATTCTGGTTTGAGCAAGCGCTATATTGCTGAAAATGTTACCTGTAACGATCAAAATATTTTAGCCTTTGTACAAGATTATGCTAAAGATCCCGATGAAATGAACAATGCTTTAACCAATGGTAAATTTAATACTAACGTTGAAATTATTGATTTGGCCGCAGCGAATACAAAAAAGTAG